The genome window tgctgtgcCACCTAGcgtgtgggatctgagttcccccactaggggtcaaacccatgccccctgcattgaaagtgcaataaccactagaccgccagggaagtccctaaactgaAAGTTATGTTTGAAAGCTTAACTGATTCAAGTTAAAGATTTTTGGCAAGAGTTTTTCATAGATGATGCTGTGTATCTCCTGTTTTGTTGCAAACCACTTGTCCCACAATTAATGGTTTTAGATTTACCCTAGACTTAGGGCTATGACGGTCTGATCCCTTGATTGGTCTCCCCCTTTTGAAACTAAAAAAGCAGTTTCTGATGCTGTATTAAAGGCTCAACAGCTATTTCCCTAGTGGTTTTAAAGTGGAGTAACATGTGTAGCCTAAATAGGATTTattcaaaggaattaaaaaatctAGGGTCAGTTAGGAACACTTGATACCCGTGAGCATTTTTTTGGTACTTGACACTGTTAATTTCTTGCCATCCTCATTTTTACAGTGAAGCCTGGCTTTggagtggagaaggaaaattGTTAGATTAAGTCAGAACTAAATACTAGTCCTCAGAGCCATGATCAGCCATGTACTTTAGAACAGGTCACTTTAGTTTCTTAGATTCAATGTTTGGGGGATACGATACTTTCAGATTAGGTGATCTCATGTTCCATTTAGCTCTGAAATGTTCTGAGGATTGGTTTAGAGCAAATTGAAAGGATGTGAACCTTGGGAAGGTTGACCCGACCTTTCCTTGTGAAATATTGTTCTCTTCTGGGTTGGCAGGTCGCAGTGTTTTTTGGTGGTCTGTCTATCAAGAAGGATGAAGAGGTGCTGAAGAAGAACTGCCCGCATATCGTCGTGGGGACCCCTGGCCGCATCCTAGCCCTGGCTCGAAATAAGAGCCTCAACCTCAAACACATAAAACACTTTATCTTGGATGAATGCGATAAGATGCTTGAACAACTCGGTGAGTTGTCCCAGTCAGGCTGGGGCTGGTCTAGTGATCTGGGAAGTTGCCTTTTGGAGCCAAATGATGCTTATTTGATACTGGAGCACTTTAGTGCCAGGACGACTCTTAATCTATCACCCATGACTGAtggctctggcttccctggtcaGTCTCTGTTAGGCTTGTTAACCTTCCTTGGTGATCAAGGAGAAGGGTATCGTGTTCTTCCTTTTTGTGTTAGATGTTTATCTTTGAGAGGAGGGACTTAGCTGATCTTGGATGTTAGTCACACCACCATTGTGTCCTTTATAAATCTCTATAGTGGGTGTCATAGGGAAGAAAATGGAGCTGGAAAAGGAGACAGTCTGCTTGTTTGGCATCCTCAACTCAGCGTGTATCATCAGATTTATAGCTGAATAAATGTTTGACTTAAGTTCTGGAATGAATGTGGAGAGTGTGTGTGGGAGTCTGTGTGGTGTGGTGTTCCAGTGTGCCAAGTGCTGTGAAGAAAGGAAGATGTTTTATGAGAACTCAAATTCGGTGAATGAGACTAGGGACGGACATATACCCAGGGATAAGTCATTCCAAATGATCTTTGGCTATTCTAGATGGCGAGCTATAAAGTGGGCTCCAAGTAGAGATGTCATATTTGCCTGACTGGATAGGACAGTGTGATCCAGAGGAAGCGTGGAATGGACTCTGACAGCTGGAATGTAATAGGTGCGCGATATTGGTAGACAGTTGGAGCTTGGGGAGAGAGAAGTAGGGAGAAGGGCTTTGTAAGGACTTAATCTTTGTGAGCCTCTGCAGTGGGCTTTATCCCCATTTTCTAGTTGTGGGCTTTGGGGTTTCATTTAATTTCTTGTGTGGTTAAAATACACGGCTGGAACCTGGTCCATAGTCACTGTTCTTCCCGCTGTGTTATAACCTTGGACATGATTACATGGCGGTTGGAGATAATAGAGTAGAGAGAGACCCGAGGCAAATCTTAACCCTGACCCGCAACTCTCGGCTCACCCATTTCCAGCAGTCCTTACCTGTCTCTGATCTTCATTTATGATATATGTTTCTttattactataatttttttttctttctcctgtagACATGCGTCGGGATGTCCAGGAAATTTTTCGCATGACCCCCCATGAGAAGCAGGTCATGATGTTCAGTGCTACCTTGAGCAAAGAGATTCGTCCAGTCTGCCGCAAGTTCATGCAAGACGTAAATACCCTTCTACCTTCTCTCCCTCCACTCCCCGCCCGCTGCCTTCTCCCCCTCCGCGCCCTCTTCCTCCAGACTCCCTTGTCCTTCAAGCGCCAAGAAGGGGGCACGTGCCCATTTGAAAGTGATGACTCCTTGAAGAGacacacagaggcagagacagtTAGTGTTAGGGTCTGCGCGGCGCCAGGGAAACTCCGGAAGACTTGGTCGGGTTAATGTGAGAGCGGGTAGTgttcgacttttttttttttcatcacagcATTTTTGAACCTCTTCTCCCTTTTGGGGGAGGGCAGGATTTTCTGCCCTACCACCCACCCATCGTCTTCTACATACCCCCTACAGCCACGCACCCTCAAGGTGGCATCGAGCATACAGCTGGAGCCTTCTGCTCCCCAAACTCACAACCTCCCGGTGGCAGGAGAGCAAGAGAGGGACAGACAGATGGCAGGGCATGTCCAAAAGAAGAGCAAACAGCACACATGAAtctgctccctccccacctccaggggTGGGGGCCTTTGGCACCTCAATCCCCGAGTCCATACTCCTTCCTACCCGTACCTCCTCGCACCCGTCGGAACCTCGGTTGATGTGAGCTGGCAGCAGAGAAGCACCGTGGCGCGGCGGGGGAATGCGGACGCACCCGGCGGTGGATGGCGGCAGCGGAGGCCGCGGGGAACCTGACCAGGAAGCTGAGGACCAAACCAGCCTCTTTTTCCGTTCCCGGTTTTTTTCCTGAACCCAAGGCGTGCCGTGCTCcctgtttctttccatttgtgtTGGTGGGGAGGGGTGTTTTGAGTGGggtggtagattttttttttcttctttttaactcTCTTAATATTCAGAGGGATATGGAAAAAGTAAAGTGAGGAGCTCCACTTGGGTGTAACCAGGTGGTAGGGTCTGGGCTAGGCAGGCCTTTGTGTAAGCAGTGGAGTgtgttctttccctccctccctgctgtgCTCCTTCCCGTGGGACCATAACTCTTACTTTAGCTATATTTGGGATTCAATTTAGATAGGAAGGAAGCCATGGAACTTCTCTTTGGAAATTCTTCCTTTGCTAATCTGCATTCTGAAGTTCGGCTTCTGGTTTTCTCCTATAACACACTTATCCTTTTCCCAAATCTTGTACCCTGGGGTTTTACGTTAACCATggcttcatggtggctcagatgataaagaatccacctgcaatgcgggagacctgggttgggaagattcccctggagaagggaaaaattacccactccagtattcttgcctagagaatccccatggacagaggagcttagtggacTTCAGcccatggtgttacaaagagtcggacacaactgaacgactaagcacagcacacaaaggGAAATTGGGTTTTAGAGTTGACTCTTGTGCCagttaccacttttttttttttggtaaatgctATCTACCTTCCCTTcaagggttgtgtgtgtgtgtgtgttttgtttttaaagatgacTGAGTAACTCTGCTGCTCTGAATTTGCTTCTTAGCACCACTCATTGTACCTTCCTCATAACACTGTAGATGGTTTGATTTTTCGTTCAGAGACCAGTCTCATCTAAAACTATTTCCTTGTGGTCTGAGGGCAAGTTGCTACTCATCTTGAGTAATCTTTGCCTCTCTTTTCATGACATTTTGACCTTAAGTCCATTGAAGCATTCTGATCTTCCACCTTCCTAATGGAGATATGGGAAGACATTTACCTTCCTTATGGAGATATGATTCTCCTAGTTGAGAGAATATTCGAATGGagctctcccctcctctcccccataTTAAACCAGCTCGGATGGAATTATTCTGACCTCGAGTCACTGTTGCCATGATTTCCCAGGTGTTTGCATCATGTTCTCGCTTTGAGAAccatttccctttgtttctttcctCCACCACCTCTGTTTGAGGTAATGGCATCTCGCCATTGGATGGTTGGACTCTGCCCTTTCCTCCCTGCAGAGTTCTTTCCCATAACAATTTTCAGTtgggaaattttaaaactcaactGATAGGAAGGAAATCAAATCTAATGTACAAAAGACCACATTAAAATGTGGGTAtttttgggggtggggctgggttttcaatcttctctcttctccccatccccccaTGGGGTGTATTGGAGATCAACTTCCTCCACCCCCCCAGGTTTAACCCCCCCACTCTGCCCTCCTCCcgttccccaccccttcccttccccctcccccccagccaATGGAGATCTTCGTGGATGATGAGACGAAGCTGACGCTGCATGGATTGCAGCAGTACTACGTGAAACTGAAGGACAACGAGAAGAACCGGAAGCTCTTTGACCTTCTGGATGTCCTTGAATTCAACCAGGTCAGTTGTCCAAGGTCCAATAGGGAGAATGAGTACATCTCCAATTGTTGGCAGAAACCTTTTTGAGGAAGCCATGTATGCCATGTGAAAGAGAATggtggaaaaattattttaaatgaaagaaagactTAAGGACTGAGCGTGAGCATGATGGGAACTGCTTTTCTGTTCCATGCCTGACACAGAAAGTAAATTATAAAATCCTTGAGTCTTAATAAAGTTGGTGAGAGTCCCACAATAATTAGACATGTTAGGTTCTTAAATTTGTGTTTTGCACTGCTCACCTAGGGAGAAGTGTTTCATCACTTTACCTGTTATATGATTTGCCTGCactaaaaatcattttctataaGCTCTTACTGTGTTTGATGTTTTGGTGAGTTGGGAATATTGGTCATATCTTTCCAGACTTCAGTTCAGATTTTTACTGTTCTCATGTGGTGGCTTCATTCTTGTCTCCTAATGTATCTGGTAGTTTTGGTTACTGTTTTCCATATCCTCTGCAGCATGTTTGTCTGCTCAGGAAAAGTCAGAGCCAAGGGGGAAAGACTTAGTATTTAGAGCAGAAGAGGAAGTATGTGATGGGGACTAAAGATTTCTTTTAGAAGAGTGTAATTACTGAGAACTCCTGCACGTAATCTTTCTCGCACCCACATGGACGCACATCCCTCCAATCTCATACACACCACGCACGCACACAGGTGGTGATATTTGTGAAGTCTGTGCAGCGTTGCATTGCCCTGGCTCAGCTCCTGGTGGAGCAGAACTTCCCAGCCATTGCCATCCACCGCGGGATGCCCCAGGAGGAGAGGTGAGTCAGAGATGGGCAAGATGTTTTGTGTCCTTGCGAGCAAAAGGTACCCTTGAGAGAAGAGAAtctcaacactttttttttgctttcctttctcatAAAGGCTTTCTCGGTATCAGCAGTTTAAAGATTTTCAACGACGGATTCTCGTGGCTACCAACCTGTTTGGCCGAGGCATGGACATCGAGCGGGTGAACATCGCCTTTAACTACGACATGCCTGAGGATTCAGACACCTACCTGCATCGGGTAAGCCCCACACCTGGAAGATATCCCAGTGTCCTTTCCCACcccttcagtttctttatcttgcATTTCATCCCTCCTTTTGTGTGTCTTCCTTCTGTGGGGCCTGCCCGTCCTATCACGTGTCTCCTTCCAGGTGGCCAGAGCAGGCCGGTTTGGCACCAAGGGCTTGGCTATCACATTTGTGTCAGATGAGAATGATGCCAAGATCCTCAATGATGTGCAGGATCGCTTTGAAGTCAATATAAGTGAGCTGCCTGATGAGATAGACATCTCCTCCTACAGTGAGTAATGATCTCATGAAGCTGC of Cervus canadensis isolate Bull #8, Minnesota chromosome 28, ASM1932006v1, whole genome shotgun sequence contains these proteins:
- the DDX39B gene encoding spliceosome RNA helicase DDX39B, with the protein product MAENDVDNELLDYEDDEVETAAGGDGAEAPAKKDVKGSYVSIHSSGFRDFLLKPELLRAIVDCGFEHPSEVQHECIPQAILGMDVLCQAKSGMGKTAVFVLATLQQLEPVTGQVSVLVMCHTRELAFQISKEYERFSKYMPSVKVAVFFGGLSIKKDEEVLKKNCPHIVVGTPGRILALARNKSLNLKHIKHFILDECDKMLEQLDMRRDVQEIFRMTPHEKQVMMFSATLSKEIRPVCRKFMQDPMEIFVDDETKLTLHGLQQYYVKLKDNEKNRKLFDLLDVLEFNQVVIFVKSVQRCIALAQLLVEQNFPAIAIHRGMPQEERLSRYQQFKDFQRRILVATNLFGRGMDIERVNIAFNYDMPEDSDTYLHRVARAGRFGTKGLAITFVSDENDAKILNDVQDRFEVNISELPDEIDISSYIEQTR